Proteins encoded in a region of the Stieleria neptunia genome:
- a CDS encoding GspE/PulE family protein: protein MTNALSALTAQNHPLIIRLLDSIDHLDPEKLEALWQSVGKDDVTIEESIIRCGVATESQIAKSYAEHYLVPLFDPPADAPPPIDTSVASVLPNRLCRDHLIAPLSDDGGVLEVAVFSPDSLLLADEIKLLTGRQMRPMFAPLSVIERLLTMLYEEGGWNTAIPVSTATSFQEVDDGEDLDQEEAAEATEVIHLDQAPPPGRDGRIIRYVNSIFEQALTTGASDIHIEPYEDDCRVRLRVDGVLSEVQPPPMPLLNSVISRLKVLSKMDIAERRLPQDGAIALRTGEHRVDMRVNTCPTVFGEKIVMRVLDKNALPHDLSMLGMDSRQFKDLTESIRSPHGLMLVTGPTGSGKSTTLYSCLNALNDEKTNLCTVEDPVEFKFGGINQVQTRAKVGLTFASALRAFLRQDPDVIMVGEVRDDETAEICMRAALTGHFVFSTLHTNDALSSITRLQDMSIEPFLLASTLRLLVAQRLVRRLCDECKVPYQLDPESSERYDIPREIPVFRAGGCDRCRNIGYKGRLAVFEVIRINQQLKDMIQAGESVGAMKRAAVEDGMKLLSQSAAAKVAEGLTSLEEAVSLCNDH, encoded by the coding sequence ATGACCAACGCCCTCTCCGCTCTGACAGCACAAAACCACCCGCTGATCATTCGGCTGCTCGATTCGATCGATCACCTCGATCCGGAGAAGCTCGAAGCACTCTGGCAATCGGTCGGCAAGGATGACGTGACGATCGAAGAGTCGATCATTCGGTGCGGGGTCGCGACGGAATCCCAGATCGCGAAGTCCTACGCGGAACATTACCTGGTGCCGCTGTTCGATCCACCGGCCGACGCGCCGCCGCCGATCGACACCTCCGTCGCGTCCGTGCTGCCCAACCGGCTCTGCCGCGACCACCTGATCGCACCGCTCAGCGATGACGGCGGCGTGCTGGAAGTGGCCGTTTTCTCACCCGATTCGTTGTTGCTGGCCGACGAAATCAAACTCCTGACCGGCCGTCAAATGCGTCCGATGTTCGCACCGCTTTCGGTGATCGAACGGCTGCTGACGATGCTCTACGAAGAGGGGGGCTGGAACACCGCGATCCCCGTTTCCACCGCGACCAGTTTCCAGGAAGTCGATGACGGCGAAGACCTGGACCAGGAGGAAGCCGCCGAAGCGACCGAGGTGATTCACCTGGATCAAGCGCCCCCGCCGGGACGAGACGGTCGCATCATTCGCTACGTCAACAGCATCTTTGAACAGGCCCTGACCACGGGCGCCAGCGATATTCATATCGAGCCCTACGAAGACGATTGTCGTGTCCGATTGCGGGTCGATGGCGTCCTGTCAGAAGTCCAACCGCCACCGATGCCGCTGCTCAACTCGGTCATCAGCCGGCTCAAGGTGCTCAGCAAGATGGACATCGCCGAACGACGACTGCCCCAAGACGGGGCGATCGCCCTGCGAACCGGCGAGCACCGCGTGGACATGCGGGTCAACACCTGCCCGACCGTGTTCGGCGAAAAAATCGTGATGCGTGTGCTCGACAAAAACGCGCTCCCGCACGATCTGTCGATGCTGGGCATGGACTCGCGACAATTCAAAGATCTGACCGAATCGATCCGCAGCCCTCACGGTTTGATGCTCGTCACCGGACCGACCGGTAGCGGCAAGAGCACCACGCTGTACTCCTGCCTGAACGCACTGAACGACGAAAAAACGAACCTATGCACGGTCGAAGACCCGGTGGAATTCAAGTTCGGCGGCATCAACCAGGTCCAAACGCGTGCCAAAGTCGGACTGACGTTCGCCAGCGCCCTGCGAGCATTCTTGCGACAAGACCCCGACGTGATCATGGTCGGTGAGGTTCGCGACGACGAGACGGCGGAGATCTGTATGCGCGCCGCGTTGACCGGACACTTCGTGTTCTCCACCCTGCACACCAACGACGCGCTCAGCAGCATCACGCGTCTGCAGGACATGAGCATTGAACCGTTCTTATTGGCCAGCACGCTCCGCTTGCTGGTCGCCCAGCGGTTGGTGCGACGGCTGTGCGATGAATGCAAGGTGCCTTATCAACTGGACCCTGAATCGAGCGAGCGGTACGACATCCCGCGTGAGATCCCGGTGTTCCGCGCCGGCGGATGCGATCGCTGTCGCAACATCGGATACAAGGGCCGGCTGGCCGTGTTTGAGGTGATTCGCATCAACCAACAACTCAAGGACATGATCCAAGCCGGCGAATCGGTCGGGGCCATGAAACGCGCCGCGGTCGAAGATGGAATGAAACTGCTTTCGCAAAGTGCCGCGGCAAAGGTCGCCGAAGGCCTGACCAGTTTGGAAGAAGCCGTCAGCCTGTGTAACGATCACTAA
- a CDS encoding GspMb/PilO family protein, with amino-acid sequence MKHPEAKTDWKQELQQAAEQLRDPFRMRVTVALVMVAIMFFAISEPLHGRTKKTRRELQQLREKVKTAEEVMLLQDALEHVRPRILQGEGNEAVTGFFIDLFRDSGADLLQINAEAAQRLGPIYNVRVTLDLAGDFSQLNEALFLLESQPELIRVETLQINPAERSASQPTMQLSVRMLKEKE; translated from the coding sequence ATGAAACATCCTGAAGCGAAAACAGACTGGAAGCAAGAACTGCAGCAGGCCGCCGAGCAATTGCGCGATCCGTTCCGCATGCGCGTTACCGTCGCATTGGTCATGGTCGCGATCATGTTCTTCGCGATCAGCGAACCCCTGCACGGTCGAACGAAAAAGACACGCCGGGAACTGCAACAGTTGCGTGAAAAGGTCAAGACCGCCGAAGAGGTGATGCTGCTGCAGGACGCGCTGGAACATGTCCGTCCGCGGATCCTGCAAGGCGAAGGCAACGAGGCGGTGACCGGTTTCTTCATCGACCTGTTCCGGGATTCCGGCGCAGACCTGTTGCAGATCAATGCGGAAGCCGCCCAACGCCTGGGTCCGATCTACAACGTCCGCGTCACGTTGGACTTGGCCGGCGATTTCTCCCAACTCAATGAAGCGCTGTTCCTGCTGGAATCACAACCCGAATTGATTCGCGTCGAGACGCTGCAGATCAATCCGGCCGAACGCAGTGCATCACAACCCACGATGCAGTTGTCCGTGCGGATGCTGAAGGAGAAGGAATGA
- a CDS encoding type IV pilin protein → MAHAIAFRPSRARKGFSLVELSVVVIIIGVLAAFGVPRLLQSVERSKASESFKYLASVRAAQERYQARQGTYASDLTQLDMEQAPPKYFSVGVAAAGGSGSLEDSWTLTLTRSGSSSGYGAYTVTFTEDGYDAMNSTIDAEINPQST, encoded by the coding sequence GTGGCTCACGCAATTGCCTTTCGTCCCAGTCGCGCCCGAAAGGGTTTTTCGCTCGTCGAGCTGTCGGTCGTCGTCATCATCATCGGCGTCCTGGCCGCGTTCGGCGTCCCACGATTGCTGCAAAGTGTTGAACGAAGTAAAGCTTCGGAATCATTCAAGTACCTTGCCAGCGTCCGCGCCGCGCAAGAGCGCTACCAGGCCCGTCAAGGGACCTACGCATCGGATTTGACTCAATTGGACATGGAGCAAGCTCCGCCGAAGTACTTTAGCGTTGGCGTTGCCGCCGCCGGCGGATCGGGAAGCCTGGAAGATTCCTGGACCCTGACGCTGACGCGATCCGGTTCCAGCTCCGGCTACGGCGCTTACACCGTGACGTTTACCGAAGACGGTTACGACGCGATGAACAGCACCATCGATGCGGAAATCAATCCACAAAGCACCTAG
- a CDS encoding CBS domain-containing protein, with amino-acid sequence MSSFFRLDPAETSDPLSNFEPVEYDTELERALAEEPVVEIAAKPYLQISPHATVREAVEMLHDSGAASLLVVQDERLVGIFTERDVLEKVVEKYSRVCSRPVEDFMTTNPTIVYQSDPSAAAAAAIAVAGHRHVPVLDMDECVQGVISPKRMFAFMEQHF; translated from the coding sequence ATGAGTTCATTTTTCCGATTGGATCCGGCCGAAACGAGTGACCCGTTGTCCAATTTCGAGCCGGTCGAATACGACACCGAGCTGGAGCGAGCACTCGCGGAAGAGCCGGTCGTGGAAATCGCCGCCAAGCCGTATCTGCAGATCAGCCCGCATGCGACGGTCCGGGAGGCCGTCGAGATGCTGCATGATTCAGGCGCCGCCAGTTTGTTGGTCGTACAAGACGAGCGACTGGTCGGGATCTTTACCGAGCGTGACGTGCTCGAAAAAGTCGTGGAGAAGTACTCGCGGGTATGCTCCCGACCGGTCGAGGATTTCATGACGACCAATCCGACGATCGTTTACCAGTCCGACCCGTCGGCCGCCGCGGCTGCCGCGATCGCGGTCGCCGGCCATCGGCACGTGCCCGTGTTGGACATGGACGAGTGTGTTCAGGGCGTGATCAGCCCCAAACGCATGTTCGCGTTCATGGAACAGCATTTTTGA
- a CDS encoding CBS domain-containing protein, whose amino-acid sequence MSFKELLSREQIRTLPLRDAIAIDEHTVARAAIALMRTHSLGCAVIVDQGCRPQGIFNEQSIIRMLIAGVSLDTTPISAFAEPNVGIVRANDPILSAWRAVVDQGHRFLCVTDDEGYLVGLTGQRGLAEYVCDCYAKQIAVQRLGSAPWMLQREGA is encoded by the coding sequence ATGAGCTTCAAAGAACTGCTGTCGCGTGAGCAGATCCGCACACTCCCGCTGCGTGACGCGATTGCAATTGACGAGCACACGGTTGCCCGCGCGGCAATCGCACTGATGCGGACCCATTCGTTGGGTTGTGCCGTGATCGTCGATCAGGGCTGCCGCCCGCAGGGGATCTTCAACGAACAGTCGATCATCCGGATGCTGATCGCGGGCGTATCCCTCGACACGACGCCGATCTCCGCCTTTGCCGAACCCAACGTCGGCATCGTCCGAGCCAACGACCCGATTCTGTCCGCCTGGCGAGCGGTGGTCGACCAGGGCCATCGATTTTTGTGCGTGACCGATGACGAGGGCTATCTGGTCGGTTTGACCGGTCAGCGGGGCTTGGCGGAATACGTTTGTGATTGTTACGCGAAACAGATCGCCGTTCAGCGTCTCGGTAGTGCACCGTGGATGCTGCAACGCGAAGGAGCTTGA
- a CDS encoding alpha/beta hydrolase family protein, protein MNEYESTSYRVKFPSGTERVHLAGIVDRPKVWHPWKDAGHTRLRPVVVYSHCFTCNKDFKATVKISRALARYGIAVLRYDMTGLGGSEGDFSKTNFTTNLRDLAAAVRFANEELGPVTALVGHSFGGIASLVTAAKSFQNDHDNLLANLRFVATLAAPSDTHHLATLLSRMNPAIESEGQGNVTIGGIEWTIRRQMLEDFRRHNVTDLLPQVACPVLLMHSPVDETVGIDHALRMMSLIQTDRSAAATAITPVSLMALPDADHLLAKHPQDLTFVSQILAAWCHRFLSDDRRSG, encoded by the coding sequence GTGAACGAGTACGAATCGACCTCCTACCGCGTGAAGTTTCCCAGCGGAACCGAACGCGTCCACCTTGCCGGCATCGTCGATCGCCCCAAGGTTTGGCACCCCTGGAAAGACGCCGGCCACACGCGACTGCGCCCGGTCGTGGTCTACTCGCATTGCTTCACCTGCAACAAAGACTTCAAGGCGACCGTCAAAATCAGCCGCGCCTTGGCCAGGTACGGGATCGCCGTGCTCCGCTACGACATGACGGGACTGGGGGGCAGCGAAGGCGACTTTTCAAAAACCAACTTCACCACCAACCTGCGAGATCTTGCCGCGGCGGTCCGGTTCGCCAACGAAGAACTGGGACCGGTCACCGCCTTGGTCGGCCATAGCTTTGGTGGCATCGCCTCGCTGGTCACCGCCGCGAAATCTTTCCAGAACGATCACGACAACCTGTTGGCAAACCTGCGATTCGTCGCGACGCTCGCCGCCCCCAGTGACACCCACCACCTCGCCACCTTGTTGTCTCGGATGAACCCCGCGATCGAATCCGAGGGACAAGGCAACGTCACCATCGGCGGCATCGAGTGGACGATCCGCCGCCAGATGCTCGAAGACTTTCGCCGCCACAACGTCACCGATCTGCTCCCCCAAGTCGCCTGCCCGGTGCTGCTGATGCACTCGCCGGTCGACGAAACCGTTGGGATCGACCACGCCCTGCGGATGATGTCGCTGATCCAAACCGACCGCTCGGCCGCCGCGACCGCGATCACGCCGGTCAGCTTGATGGCGCTGCCGGATGCAGATCACCTATTGGCCAAACATCCACAAGACCTGACCTTCGTGTCGCAGATCCTGGCCGCCTGGTGCCACCGTTTTCTCAGCGACGATCGCAGGTCCGGCTGA
- the floA gene encoding flotillin-like protein FloA (flotillin-like protein involved in membrane lipid rafts), whose amino-acid sequence MLLAASGAFYAALIAIGTLVFLVFAAVMGFFLLRYGKLWVQAYMSVADVSGPALVRMHFTKVNPNVIVQAKVMSAQAGLDIGHKTGISTRRLEAHYLAGGNVMNIIHAIIAAARAEIPLDFDQAAAIDLAGRDVLDAVQTSVYPKVIDCPDPSRSGKTTLSAITKNGIELRVRARVTVRTNLEQLIGGATEDTVIARVGEAIISSIGSAETHFKVLENPDMITRVVLERGLDAQTAFEIVSIDIADIDVGENIGARLQSDQAEADTRVAQAQAESRRAEAVAQEQQMSAMVASNKAHLVLAEAEVPKAMAEAFRAGRIATPNGSGI is encoded by the coding sequence ATGCTGTTGGCGGCCAGTGGGGCGTTTTACGCAGCCCTGATCGCCATCGGAACACTCGTCTTCCTGGTGTTTGCCGCCGTGATGGGGTTCTTTCTGCTGCGTTACGGCAAGCTGTGGGTCCAGGCCTACATGTCCGTCGCCGACGTCAGCGGCCCCGCCCTGGTTCGAATGCACTTCACCAAGGTCAATCCGAACGTGATCGTCCAGGCCAAGGTGATGTCGGCGCAAGCGGGATTGGACATCGGCCATAAAACCGGCATCAGCACACGTCGTTTGGAGGCACATTATCTGGCAGGCGGAAATGTGATGAACATCATCCACGCGATCATCGCGGCCGCGCGGGCGGAGATCCCTCTCGATTTCGATCAGGCCGCCGCGATCGACTTGGCCGGACGCGACGTGCTGGACGCGGTCCAAACGAGCGTTTACCCCAAAGTCATCGATTGCCCCGACCCGAGCCGCAGTGGCAAGACCACGCTCAGTGCGATCACCAAAAATGGAATCGAACTCCGCGTCCGGGCTCGCGTGACCGTGCGGACCAACCTGGAACAACTGATCGGCGGCGCCACCGAGGACACCGTCATCGCCCGTGTCGGCGAGGCGATCATCAGCTCGATCGGCTCGGCCGAAACACACTTCAAAGTCCTCGAAAACCCGGACATGATCACGCGGGTCGTCCTGGAACGGGGCCTCGATGCACAAACCGCCTTTGAAATCGTTTCGATCGACATCGCCGACATCGACGTCGGCGAAAACATCGGCGCCCGACTGCAAAGCGACCAAGCCGAAGCCGACACCCGCGTCGCCCAGGCCCAAGCGGAAAGCCGTCGCGCTGAAGCGGTCGCCCAAGAACAACAGATGAGCGCCATGGTCGCCAGCAACAAGGCCCACCTGGTCCTGGCCGAAGCCGAAGTCCCCAAAGCGATGGCCGAAGCGTTCCGAGCCGGCCGGATTGCCACCCCCAACGGATCGGGCATCTAG
- the fhcD gene encoding formylmethanofuran--tetrahydromethanopterin N-formyltransferase — MSQHDNADSNAAPNTGANQPLDINGVRIEATFAEAFDMKATRVIITALDEIWAEHAAMAMSGFGTSVIDCKLEIDIERRLSPTQTPDGRPGIALLAFGMSGGELEKQITRRAGQCVLTCPTTALFAGINEDVPRDKRIALGKTLRFFGDGNQISKVIDGKRFWRIPVMDGEFICQHDAPRTSGIGGGNFLLVARDIHAASRAARAAIGAIESMPDVITPFPGGVARSGSKIGSKYKSLIASTNDAFCPTLRGITDSQLGEGDNAVLEVVLDGLSFDAIADAMRAGIQAACTSCAEHGLVSITAGNYGGKLGRHHFHLHEILS, encoded by the coding sequence ATGAGTCAACACGACAACGCCGACTCAAACGCAGCCCCAAACACCGGCGCGAACCAGCCGCTGGACATCAACGGGGTCCGCATCGAAGCCACCTTCGCCGAAGCGTTCGACATGAAAGCGACGCGGGTGATCATCACCGCGCTGGACGAGATCTGGGCCGAGCACGCGGCGATGGCGATGAGCGGATTCGGGACCAGCGTGATCGACTGCAAACTGGAAATCGACATCGAACGTCGACTTTCGCCGACACAGACCCCCGACGGCCGCCCCGGAATCGCCTTGCTGGCCTTCGGGATGTCGGGGGGCGAATTGGAAAAACAAATCACCCGCCGCGCCGGCCAATGCGTGCTCACCTGCCCGACCACCGCGCTGTTCGCGGGAATCAACGAGGACGTTCCCCGCGACAAACGAATCGCCCTGGGCAAGACGCTTCGGTTCTTCGGCGACGGCAACCAGATCAGCAAGGTGATCGACGGAAAACGATTCTGGCGAATCCCCGTCATGGACGGAGAGTTCATCTGCCAACATGACGCGCCGCGAACCTCGGGGATCGGCGGCGGCAATTTTCTGTTGGTCGCTCGCGACATCCACGCGGCCAGTCGCGCCGCCCGAGCCGCCATCGGGGCGATCGAGTCGATGCCCGACGTGATCACACCGTTCCCAGGTGGCGTGGCACGCAGCGGTTCCAAGATCGGATCGAAATACAAGTCGCTGATCGCATCGACCAACGATGCGTTTTGCCCCACCCTGCGCGGTATCACGGACTCACAACTGGGCGAAGGTGACAACGCGGTCCTGGAAGTGGTCTTGGACGGATTGAGTTTCGATGCGATTGCCGATGCCATGCGAGCCGGCATTCAAGCCGCTTGCACCAGCTGCGCTGAACACGGCTTGGTCTCCATCACGGCAGGCAACTACGGCGGCAAACTTGGACGTCACCACTTTCACCTGCACGAGATCCTGTCATGA
- a CDS encoding formylmethanofuran dehydrogenase subunit A, translated as MKTLIQGGRLIDPAGDFDQITDLWLHDDDIIDGTTLAAEDADRVIDASGCVVMAGGIDIHTHIGGGKLAIARLLMQDRIDDDARATARRAAESDYLPSAAVAAQRYLEMGYTVALEPAVIPCNARAAHAEMADMPDLATGGFCLLGNDDLLLTLLARQAPQAEINDYVAWMVRGTQSIAVKAVNPGGISAFKFGRRELDVDTPHPHYGVTPAQIIRRLARAVHEIGLVHPLHIHTSNLGVPGNIRSTIATMEAADGLPIHLTHAQFHCYGDESQYGMSSAAEQLVAAMAKHPNVTIDVGQIMFGQTVTISADEPHQFDNRHHASPRKSAIVDIECEAGCGVVPFRYRRRQFVHALQWAIGLELFLMIDDPSRVFLTTDHPNGAPFTAYPHLLRLLGDRTFRETALAEIHADAAAASSLGGLSRQYTLPEIATMTRSAPASIMGLSRHGRLTPGATADVTVYETDDDLEKMFRSPRHVFAQGRHVIDRGTYTPGTPPANTPNQPVHDTLIADVEFDPQSVQRFRSEYNASSTFDLNRLWIGDDEMHSVLRSRPVKQLTRERAR; from the coding sequence ATGAAGACGCTGATTCAAGGAGGACGCCTGATCGACCCGGCCGGGGACTTTGACCAGATCACCGACCTGTGGTTGCACGACGACGACATCATCGACGGGACGACGCTCGCCGCCGAAGACGCCGATCGCGTGATCGACGCTTCGGGATGCGTCGTGATGGCCGGCGGCATCGATATCCACACCCACATCGGTGGCGGAAAACTGGCGATCGCCCGACTGCTGATGCAGGACCGGATCGACGACGACGCGCGGGCGACCGCCCGCCGCGCCGCCGAATCCGACTACCTGCCCTCGGCCGCCGTGGCCGCCCAGCGGTATTTGGAAATGGGCTACACCGTCGCGCTCGAGCCCGCCGTCATTCCCTGTAACGCCCGCGCCGCACACGCCGAGATGGCGGACATGCCCGACTTGGCTACCGGCGGCTTCTGCTTGCTCGGCAACGACGACCTGTTGCTGACCCTGCTGGCACGCCAGGCGCCGCAAGCCGAGATCAACGACTACGTCGCCTGGATGGTCCGCGGCACCCAAAGCATTGCCGTCAAAGCGGTCAACCCCGGTGGCATCTCCGCCTTCAAATTCGGCCGGCGGGAACTGGACGTCGACACGCCCCATCCCCACTACGGCGTCACACCGGCGCAGATCATCCGCCGACTCGCCAGGGCCGTCCATGAGATCGGACTCGTGCACCCGCTTCACATTCACACCAGCAACCTGGGCGTGCCGGGAAACATTCGCTCCACCATCGCGACCATGGAGGCAGCCGACGGGCTGCCGATCCATCTCACCCACGCCCAGTTTCATTGCTATGGCGATGAAAGTCAGTACGGGATGTCCTCGGCAGCCGAACAGCTGGTCGCCGCCATGGCGAAACATCCCAATGTGACGATCGACGTCGGCCAGATCATGTTCGGGCAAACCGTCACGATCAGCGCCGATGAACCGCATCAATTCGACAATCGCCATCACGCCTCGCCGCGCAAATCCGCGATCGTCGACATCGAATGCGAAGCGGGTTGTGGCGTCGTGCCGTTTCGATACCGCCGACGCCAATTTGTGCATGCGCTGCAATGGGCGATCGGGCTGGAACTGTTCCTGATGATCGATGACCCGTCGCGCGTGTTCTTGACCACCGACCACCCCAACGGCGCCCCCTTTACCGCATACCCACACTTGCTGCGGTTGCTCGGCGATCGCACCTTTCGCGAAACGGCGCTGGCTGAGATTCATGCCGATGCCGCCGCCGCGAGTTCCCTGGGCGGTCTATCGCGGCAGTACACGCTGCCGGAAATCGCCACCATGACACGCAGCGCCCCGGCATCAATCATGGGACTGTCCCGACACGGCCGGTTGACTCCGGGAGCCACCGCAGACGTCACCGTCTACGAAACAGACGATGATCTGGAGAAAATGTTCCGCTCGCCCCGGCACGTGTTTGCCCAAGGACGCCACGTCATCGACCGCGGAACCTATACACCGGGGACCCCGCCCGCCAACACGCCCAACCAACCGGTGCACGACACACTGATCGCCGACGTCGAATTCGATCCGCAGTCGGTGCAGCGGTTCCGCAGCGAATACAACGCGTCGTCCACCTTCGATCTGAATCGGTTGTGGATCGGCGATGATGAAATGCACTCGGTGCTGCGTTCGCGCCCGGTCAAGCAATTAACACGGGAGCGTGCCCGATGA
- the panB gene encoding 3-methyl-2-oxobutanoate hydroxymethyltransferase: protein MANPSMVEEKAPKRVTTRSLQRRRDTGDSISMLTAYDFPTARLLDQAGIDVLLVGDSLAMVVQGHETTLPVTMDQMIYHAEMVGRATSRAMVVVDLPFPDGQLEVERSIRCGARVLKETRCHAVKLEGGAEQASRIEAMVTAGIPVMAHVGLRPQNVFVQGGYQVQRDEAALVKDAVAAEQAGAFAVLIECVPESVAEAIHAAVSVPTIGIGAGRATTGQVLVTHDLIGLTSGYTPKFVRTYASVGETIRDAASSFHQAVRDGSFPGPEETFD, encoded by the coding sequence ATGGCAAACCCTTCAATGGTCGAAGAAAAAGCTCCCAAACGCGTGACCACCCGATCGCTGCAACGGCGTCGCGACACCGGCGACTCCATTTCGATGCTGACGGCGTACGATTTCCCGACGGCGCGGTTGCTCGATCAAGCTGGGATCGACGTGCTGTTGGTCGGCGATTCGTTGGCGATGGTCGTCCAGGGGCACGAGACCACGTTGCCGGTGACGATGGACCAGATGATCTATCACGCGGAAATGGTCGGGCGAGCGACGTCACGCGCGATGGTGGTCGTCGATCTGCCGTTTCCCGATGGTCAGCTGGAAGTCGAACGCAGCATCCGTTGCGGCGCCCGGGTGCTGAAAGAAACGCGTTGCCATGCGGTCAAACTGGAAGGCGGCGCCGAACAGGCGTCGCGCATCGAAGCGATGGTCACCGCCGGGATTCCCGTGATGGCCCACGTCGGTCTGCGGCCCCAAAATGTCTTCGTCCAAGGCGGTTACCAGGTCCAACGCGACGAAGCGGCACTGGTCAAGGACGCCGTCGCGGCCGAACAGGCCGGCGCGTTCGCCGTGCTGATCGAATGTGTCCCCGAGTCGGTTGCCGAGGCGATCCATGCGGCGGTCAGTGTCCCGACGATCGGAATCGGCGCCGGGCGGGCGACGACCGGACAGGTCTTGGTCACCCATGATTTGATCGGACTGACATCCGGCTACACGCCCAAATTTGTTAGAACGTATGCGTCGGTCGGCGAGACGATTCGCGACGCCGCGTCGTCGTTTCATCAAGCGGTCCGCGACGGGAGTTTTCCCGGACCGGAAGAAACGTTTGATTAG